A region of the Bdellovibrionota bacterium genome:
CATTCGACGTGATGCGAACCTCTTTTTTGGCCGTCCCAAACTTGAGTCGTTAGTCCGCTCTTGTTAGAGTCACCTTCCTTTATGACCCCGCAGGTACGTCTCACATTTTTTATCGCACTGGCGCTTTCTTTGGGAGGTTGCGCGCCGGACCGTTGGAGGGCCAAAACCGTGGAATCAGCATCGGGAGAAAAGTCTCAGATCTTTGCCGTCAACAACGTGCCCTTCGGAAACGGCATGAACGTCGAAAAATACCGGCTTTCAAATGGTTTGAAGGTCATCGTGGTGGAGGACCCGTCCGCGCCGGTGTTTGCTTACCACACCTGGTTTAACGTCGGCTCTCGGAATGAACGGGAAGGAATCACGGGGATCGCCCATCTCTTTGAGCATCTGATGTTCAAAGAGACGAAAAATATTAAGGAGGGCGAATTCGACAGAATCCTCGAGGAGCAGGGAGGAAAGGTGAACGCGGCCACGTACGTGGACTGGACGTTTTACCGGGAGAGCCTGCCAAGACATGCCTTCGACCTGATTCCCAAATTAGAAGCCGAACGGATGCAGAACATGATTCTCAACGATCATCAGGTCAATTCCGAACGGGAAGTGGTCGCCAATGAACGCCGTTTCCGCACCGACAACTCCCCTTCCGGCGCGATGTACGAGGAACTTTACAAGCTCGCATACACGAAGCATCCGTATTCCTGGCCGGTCATCGGTTGGATGAAGGACATCGAAGCCATTTCGACGAAGGATTGCCTGGAGTTTCATAAGACATATTATTCCCCCAACAATGCCACCGTCGTCGTCGTGGGGGACGTGGATACCCAGAAGGCGCTCAAACTAATCAACGAACATTACGGACCGATTCCACCCTCCACGATTCCCCCGGAAAATCTTCCGGTCGAACCGCCGCAAACAAAAGAAAAGAGATTGGCCCTTGAAAAACCGGTCCCGGCGGACAAATTGTTGATCGCGTTCCATACCCCAAACGCCCTCCATCCGGATTATCCGGTCTTGGAAGTCGCCCAGGCCATTCTGTTCAACGGCCGCAGTTCCCGGCTCTTCCGAAAACTCGTGAGTGATACTCAGATCGCCGGCGGGGCGGGAGGATGGGTGAATCAGGT
Encoded here:
- a CDS encoding pitrilysin family protein, which translates into the protein MTPQVRLTFFIALALSLGGCAPDRWRAKTVESASGEKSQIFAVNNVPFGNGMNVEKYRLSNGLKVIVVEDPSAPVFAYHTWFNVGSRNEREGITGIAHLFEHLMFKETKNIKEGEFDRILEEQGGKVNAATYVDWTFYRESLPRHAFDLIPKLEAERMQNMILNDHQVNSEREVVANERRFRTDNSPSGAMYEELYKLAYTKHPYSWPVIGWMKDIEAISTKDCLEFHKTYYSPNNATVVVVGDVDTQKALKLINEHYGPIPPSTIPPENLPVEPPQTKEKRLALEKPVPADKLLIAFHTPNALHPDYPVLEVAQAILFNGRSSRLFRKLVSDTQIAGGAGGWVNQVKDPGLYVIDVTMQPKRTAAEAEKVVYAELKRLAAEEVPQKELDKAVNRLETSFWQNLRTADTKAQALGFYEVVAGDYRRLFDEVAAYRRVKPADVKRVARVYFHPENRTVVTAKPQKNTKTNPKTKPKANPKT